The following proteins come from a genomic window of Flavobacterium crocinum:
- a CDS encoding replication-associated recombination protein A — protein sequence MEAPLAERIRPQKLEDYISQQHLVGPTGSLTQQISKGIIPSLIFWGPPGTGKTTLAQIISQESKRPFFVLSAINSGVKDIRDVIEKAKQSGGLFTAKNPILFIDEIHRFSKSQQDSLLAAVEKGWITLVGATTENPSFEVIPALLSRCQVYVLNAFTKADLEALLERAMKTDTYLLTKNINLKETEALLRLSGGDGRKLLNIFELVINASAGDEITITNDRVLELVQQNTVLYDKTGEQHYDIVSAFIKSIRGSDPNGAVYWLARMIEGGEDVKFIARRMLILSSEDIGNANPTAFIMANNTFQAVTTIGYPESRIILSQCAIYLATSPKSNASYMAIGNAQQLVKQTGDLPVPIHLRNAPTKLMKELGYGDDYKYSHDYANNFAEQEFLPDAIKETVLYNPGSNSRENSNREFLKNRWKDKYGY from the coding sequence ATGGAAGCACCGTTAGCAGAGCGCATTCGTCCGCAAAAACTAGAAGATTATATAAGCCAGCAGCATTTGGTTGGTCCAACCGGATCTTTAACGCAACAAATTTCAAAAGGAATAATTCCTTCCCTAATTTTTTGGGGTCCACCAGGCACAGGAAAAACGACATTAGCCCAAATTATTTCACAAGAATCAAAAAGACCTTTCTTTGTTTTGAGTGCAATTAATTCCGGGGTTAAAGATATTCGTGATGTTATTGAAAAAGCAAAACAAAGCGGTGGACTTTTTACTGCCAAAAATCCGATTCTGTTTATTGATGAGATTCACAGATTTAGTAAATCACAACAGGATTCACTTTTGGCAGCAGTCGAAAAGGGCTGGATCACTTTAGTGGGCGCCACGACAGAAAACCCAAGTTTTGAAGTGATTCCTGCATTATTGTCACGTTGCCAGGTTTACGTGTTAAACGCTTTTACAAAAGCCGATTTAGAGGCTTTATTAGAGCGTGCCATGAAAACGGATACTTATCTGCTAACAAAAAACATTAACCTTAAAGAAACTGAAGCCTTATTACGTCTTTCAGGTGGAGACGGAAGAAAACTTCTCAATATTTTTGAGCTTGTAATTAATGCTTCGGCCGGCGATGAAATAACCATTACTAATGACCGTGTTTTAGAATTGGTACAACAAAACACTGTTTTGTATGACAAAACCGGAGAACAGCATTATGATATCGTTTCTGCTTTTATAAAATCAATACGAGGAAGCGATCCAAACGGAGCGGTTTATTGGCTTGCAAGAATGATTGAAGGTGGAGAAGATGTAAAATTTATTGCTAGAAGAATGTTAATCTTGTCCAGTGAAGATATTGGAAATGCCAATCCGACTGCTTTTATAATGGCGAACAATACTTTTCAGGCAGTTACAACAATTGGATATCCGGAAAGCCGAATTATTCTAAGCCAGTGTGCTATCTATCTTGCAACATCTCCAAAAAGCAATGCTTCTTATATGGCTATTGGAAATGCCCAGCAATTGGTTAAGCAAACCGGAGATTTGCCTGTTCCTATTCATTTACGAAATGCGCCTACCAAATTAATGAAAGAATTAGGTTATGGCGATGACTATAAATATTCTCACGACTATGCAAATAATTTTGCAGAACAGGAATTCTTACCAGATGCTATAAAAGAAACGGTTCTTTACAATCCGGGAAGTAATTCAAGAGAGAACAGCAACCGCGAATTTTTAAAGAACCGTTGGAAAGATAAATACGGTTATTAA
- a CDS encoding YjjG family noncanonical pyrimidine nucleotidase: MNTTITDVFFDLDHTLWDFDKNSAMAFDRIFKSKYQEIITEDFIKEYIPINQECWRLYQNDKITHQELRYNRLKFSFDALNYAISEENIMSIANDYIEFLTDNNYLFDGAIEVLEYLKPKYKLHIITNGFANVQEKKINNASLGSYFNTITNSELAGVKKPNSIIFDYALKLANTSKENSIMIGDDFEADVTGALNAGLDAIFFNEKKRDVSGNYKQINHLLELKKYL; the protein is encoded by the coding sequence ATGAATACCACAATTACAGACGTCTTTTTTGATTTAGATCACACACTTTGGGATTTTGACAAAAACTCTGCAATGGCTTTTGATCGTATTTTTAAAAGTAAATACCAGGAGATTATTACTGAAGATTTTATTAAAGAATACATTCCAATAAATCAGGAATGCTGGAGGCTTTATCAGAATGACAAAATAACCCATCAGGAGTTGCGTTATAATCGATTAAAGTTTTCTTTTGATGCTTTGAATTATGCCATCTCAGAAGAAAATATTATGTCAATTGCTAATGACTATATTGAGTTTCTAACCGATAATAATTATCTTTTTGATGGAGCTATAGAAGTTTTGGAATATCTAAAGCCAAAATACAAACTTCACATTATTACCAACGGATTTGCAAATGTGCAGGAAAAGAAAATTAATAATGCTTCATTGGGAAGTTATTTTAATACCATAACAAATTCTGAGTTAGCAGGTGTTAAAAAGCCAAATAGTATTATATTTGATTACGCTTTAAAATTGGCTAATACATCAAAAGAAAATAGTATTATGATCGGAGATGATTTTGAAGCCGATGTAACCGGTGCTTTAAATGCCGGTTTGGATGCAATTTTTTTTAATGAAAAAAAACGGGATGTTTCCGGTAATTATAAACAAATAAACCATTTATTAGAACTAAAAAAATATTTATAA
- the radC gene encoding RadC family protein translates to MEKTNFPITNWSEDDKPREKLMLKGKDTLSDAELIAILIGSGSRNESAVDLSKRILAGVGGLNSLAKLSITQLMKFKGIGEAKAITIIAALELGRRRKTDERTELKTVTSSKIAFEIMRPIIGDLPHEEFWVLFLNNSNKVIARSQLSKGGISGTIVDVRLVYKLAIENGATGLILCHNHPSGTLKPSDADKQITKKMKLAGESLDVKVLDHLIITESKYYSFVDEGIF, encoded by the coding sequence ATGGAAAAAACTAATTTTCCGATCACTAATTGGTCTGAAGATGATAAACCTCGTGAAAAACTAATGTTGAAAGGGAAAGATACATTGAGTGATGCAGAATTAATTGCAATTCTTATTGGTTCAGGAAGCAGGAATGAGTCTGCGGTAGATTTGAGTAAACGTATTCTGGCTGGTGTGGGAGGTTTGAATTCATTGGCAAAATTATCGATTACACAATTAATGAAGTTTAAAGGAATAGGAGAGGCAAAGGCGATAACAATTATTGCAGCTCTTGAACTTGGCAGAAGAAGAAAGACTGACGAAAGAACCGAGTTAAAAACAGTTACTTCAAGTAAAATTGCTTTCGAAATTATGCGTCCTATTATTGGAGATCTTCCTCACGAAGAATTTTGGGTGCTTTTTCTTAATAATTCAAATAAAGTAATTGCTAGATCACAGTTGAGCAAAGGAGGCATTTCGGGAACAATCGTAGACGTGAGATTGGTTTATAAGTTGGCGATAGAAAATGGTGCTACGGGTTTGATTTTGTGCCACAATCATCCGTCCGGAACTTTAAAACCAAGCGACGCTGATAAGCAGATTACAAAAAAAATGAAACTTGCAGGAGAAAGTTTAGATGTTAAAGTTTTAGATCATTTGATAATAACTGAATCAAAATATTATAGTTTTGTAGATGAAGGAATTTTTTAA
- a CDS encoding DUF1287 domain-containing protein, with amino-acid sequence MNSTYFKFDYANGDAPENKDVCTNVVIRPNRKLGIDIQRNSRRYD; translated from the coding sequence ATAAATTCAACCTATTTCAAATTTGATTATGCTAATGGAGATGCACCAGAAAATAAAGATGTATGCACAAATGTTGTAATCCGTCCTAATCGAAAATTAGGCATTGACATCCAAAGAAATTCACGAAGATATGATTGA